TGCCTGGGGACCACACTACTATCAATGTCGAGCTGATTCACCCTGTTGCAATGGACAAAGGACTCCGCTTCGCTATTCGTGAAGGTGGTAGGACTGTTGCTTCCGGCCAGGTAACTGAAATCGCCGAATAATTCTGTTGACGAATGTCTTGCCAACATCTGTTGGATGCTGGCAAGGCCCGTTTTTTGGAGGAATAATGGCTAAAGAAAGAATTCGGGTTAGGTTGAGAGGTTTTGATATTGAGCTTGTTGAACAGAGCTCAAAAGCAATCGTAGATACTGTTGTCAGGGCCGGCGCTACTGTCTCTGGTCCTGTACCTCTCCCGACTCGTGTCAATAAGTACACTGTCCTGAGATCGCCCTTTGTCAATAAAAAGTCTCGTGAACAGTTCGAGATGAGAACCCACAAAAGGTTGATTGACATTTTGGATCCTACATCGAAAGTCATGGATGCCCTCATGAAGCTTGAGCTCCCTGCTGGTGTGGATGTAGAGATTAAACA
The sequence above is a segment of the Sphaerochaeta pleomorpha str. Grapes genome. Coding sequences within it:
- the rpsJ gene encoding 30S ribosomal protein S10; its protein translation is MAKERIRVRLRGFDIELVEQSSKAIVDTVVRAGATVSGPVPLPTRVNKYTVLRSPFVNKKSREQFEMRTHKRLIDILDPTSKVMDALMKLELPAGVDVEIKQ